The Tautonia plasticadhaerens nucleotide sequence AGCACCCCCGGGGTGGTCGAGCGGGAGTCGATCTACCTCGGCGCCGTCACCCTCGGCCTGCTCGGCCTCGGGGCCGTCGGGCGGGTCCGGTTCCGGCACTCGGGGTTCCTCTGGGCCTGCCTGGGGATGCTCGTCGTCCTGTCGATGGGACCGCATACGACGATCGGCTCGACCCGGATCCCGCTGCCGGGCTCCTGGCTCTGGGACCACCTGCCCGGCTTCCGGGCGATGCGGGTCCCGGCACGGTTCGGCTTCCTCGGCGCGGCCTGCGCGGCGGTCCTGGCGGGGGGGACGACGGCCGCCCTGCTCGACCGCGTGAGGTCCCGGCCCCGTCGGCTCGCCCTCGCGGTCGGGCTGCCGCTGCTGGCCCTCGCCGACCTCTCCAGCGTCCCCTTCCCCTCCCGGGCCCTGCCCGACCTCCCCCCGGCCTACGCCCGGCTTGCCGTCCGGGCCCCCGACGCCCGGATCTGCGAGATCCACCCGACGGGCTCCGGCTTCGACTTCCTCCGCTACGAGTCGACCCTGGCCTACTGGCAGTCCCAACACGGCCTGACCACCTCCGCCGGCAACCCCGGCGTCGAGAACCGACGCTTCACGGCCCGGATCCTCGCCTCGTCCCCCTTCTTCTACACCCTGCTGGCCGACCCCGGTTACCTCGCCGACGATCCCGGCCCCATCCCCCTCCCCCCCGTCCAGGGCGCCCGGTTCGAGGACCTCACCTGGCTCTGGATCCACGCACACCGATACGATTTCATCGTGATGCACAAATGGACCTGGGACGGCTCCCCGCCCCCCCCGGCCCTGCTCCGGGCCCGGGAACGCCTGGCCGCTGCGATCGTCGACGAGGACGGGCAGGTCGTCGTCCTCGACCCCCGACGCCTCCCCCCGCCCTCCCGCCCCGTGGCGCTCTGCCGATCGGGCTGGCGGGAGCGGCTCATCCGGCTCGGCGCCCCGGCGGCGATCGCCGAGCAGGACGCCGAGATCCTCGCCTACAACCCGACCCCCGGCCTCCCCCTCCGCCTGGAGCTGGCCGCCTCCTCCTACCTGGAGCCCCGGCTCGTCCGGCTCGAGTCCGGAGGCCGCGTCCTCGCCCGCTGGGAGGTCCGCCCCGAGTCCGCCTCCACCCTGCTCAGCCCGCCGATCTCCCTGCCGGAGGGGATCCACGCCCTCGTCCTCTCCAGCGACGGCGCCTGCCGCCCCCGGAGGCCCGAGTACGCCCCCGTCCCCGGCGACGAGGCTCCCTTCAGCCTCTGGGTGACCTCGATCCGGCTCCTCCCCGAGCCGAAGGAAACGGCGACGGCGACGGCAGGCCCCACCCCGACCGCCCGCTGATCCGGCCTCAGGGCAGTCCGGCCCGCTTGCGGACGATCCACTCGGCCGCCATCAGGCCGAAGAAGGCGAGCAGGCCGGCGGGCGTGTCCCAGAGCGGCACCTCGGCGGTGCGGGTCTCCTCCACGGCCCGGGGGGCGATGAGGGCGGGCAGCAGCCCGGCCTCGAAGTCCCGGACCACCCGGCCCCCGGTGATCGAGGCCAGCCGGTCCAGGGCGTCGCGGTCGGCGGCCAGCTCGACCAGCTCGTCCGTCTCCTCCGGGGAGACCTCGAAGCTCGCCTCGGGGGCCGAGAGCCCTGCCTCCTCCAGCACACCGGCCAGCTCGGGCACGTCGAGCACCGCCACGTACCGCCCCGAGGGCAAGTGGGGGGCCGACGCCTCGAAGGTCCTCGGCCGGTCGGGGGAGGCCCGCAGCGGCACCAGCGCGACCGGCTCCCGGCCGTCCCGATCCGGGGTCCCGTCTCCCCCCTCCTCGAAGATCCGGGCGGCGGCGATCAGCTCGGGAGAGACCCCCGGCGCCTCCTCCGAGAACTCGGCCCGGAGCGAGACCGGCACGCCCTCCGGCAGCTCCGGGCGATCCGGCCCGAACCGGACGAGCCGATTGCCCCCGGCCGTCGGCCCCTCGGCCGCCCAACGGACCACCTGGCCCCAGAAACGGTGGTGGTAGGCGTCCCCCACCCTCAGCCGCCACCGCCAGGTGCCGTCGGTCCCCACCCAGAGCACCTTCCCCAGCCCGAACGGCTGCGCCGCGACCACTACGCCCGAGGCGCCCCCATCCTCCCCCGATCCCTCGTCGACCACCACCAAGGCCGAGGCCCCCGGCTTGGCCCTCCCCGCCAGGGCCCATCCCAGCGGCGCGAGCCCCTCCCAGGCCGCCCGGCTCCGCCCCGGGTCGGCGGCGAACTGGAGCATCGGCCAGTCCCCCGGGCTCTCCCCGGCCGAGTCCCCCGGCACCACCGCCACCCCGGGCGGGATCGCGGCCCGACTCGGGTCGACCGCCGACCGATCGACCGCCACCGCCCTCGGGTCGAGCACCGGCAGCATCGCCCTCGCCGACTCGACCCCCGACCACCCCCCCGGCCATCCCCTCGGCCCGGCGGCGATGACCAGCGTCCCCCCCCGCTCGGAGACGAACGCGTCGAGCCGATCCCACAGATCCGGGGGGGCCAGACCGGGGGGAACATCTCCGAGGATGATCACGTCGTACGCATTGATCGGGTCCGGTCCGTCCGACCTCGAGCCCTCTCCCGAGTCCCCCGGCAAGGTGCTCGCATACGTCGGCTCCGACCCCTCCGACGGCGGCGGCGGGGCGAGCAGCACGGCATCCAGGTC carries:
- a CDS encoding vWA domain-containing protein, whose translation is MALDLGGGRRLVLAVGEEGWFWLVAGAAAAGLLLALSRYERGLVPRSVGRVLLALRLAAAAALVVAMLEPVARRSWAEQVVGRVVVGVDLSGSMETVDDRRPGEEQERLRTAEGLAPEGDGHGGEPARRAGISARILRGPALAELAREHELEAIGFARAASSGSVSDLAGALDRGEAPGDGLATDWGPVLDRAIGSEGAAPVLGVVLLTDGRRNAPGGGEDSRAGELARRGVPVFPVLVGSTVPPRDAAVSAIRAPASAFAGDTAAVLVEVKADGYDPGAEIPVTLEVPGSDTLREVVRAGPDGVRAVAAFRVPMDRAGAVELVAGVEPPGGSDGRPENDRRSAIVRVGDEPARVLLVDGEARWEFRYLRNALERDRRVDLDAVLLAPPPPSEGSEPTYASTLPGDSGEGSRSDGPDPINAYDVIILGDVPPGLAPPDLWDRLDAFVSERGGTLVIAAGPRGWPGGWSGVESARAMLPVLDPRAVAVDRSAVDPSRAAIPPGVAVVPGDSAGESPGDWPMLQFAADPGRSRAAWEGLAPLGWALAGRAKPGASALVVVDEGSGEDGGASGVVVAAQPFGLGKVLWVGTDGTWRWRLRVGDAYHHRFWGQVVRWAAEGPTAGGNRLVRFGPDRPELPEGVPVSLRAEFSEEAPGVSPELIAAARIFEEGGDGTPDRDGREPVALVPLRASPDRPRTFEASAPHLPSGRYVAVLDVPELAGVLEEAGLSAPEASFEVSPEETDELVELAADRDALDRLASITGGRVVRDFEAGLLPALIAPRAVEETRTAEVPLWDTPAGLLAFFGLMAAEWIVRKRAGLP